DNA sequence from the Poecilia reticulata strain Guanapo linkage group LG19, Guppy_female_1.0+MT, whole genome shotgun sequence genome:
TAATatataaaacagctttttttgtaTACCGTCTCCACTGTAAAGCACAGTAGTGGCTGCGTGATGCTRTGGGGATGATTTTCTTTATCAAAAATCCTGTTGGCGGCTATAAAACACTCCAACAAATTCATAAAAGGagacataaaataatacatttctgtaAGAAATTCACAGATTCggtgagtaaaaatgtgtttattaaatgttattaaatgttatccattttatgcaaaatatcaattaattaatGGCAGTGGCATTATTAGGCCATCACAGTTgtatttaaacttaattttaaaatacaaacatggaATAGAGAATCCAAAATAAGTTAAAAgactaatgttagcctaaatgctacTATTATTATGTAGGtttataaacataataatgGTTGCACTGAACTGAGTTAAtgttaattatatatatatatatagtagtTCAGACATTTACGAAAGATAACCTGAGATTTTAAGTAACAAAATAGATTAAATGCTGATGTTAGCTTAAATACTATCATGTGTCATTTTGGCAAATAAATTCAATCATATTGAGTAACATTAACTTAATCTATTCAAggagttatttaattaaatgcaaaGTAAACACTAAGACATATTTTATATAGTACTAAACctaatttattgtaaaacacAAGTCAAAATTAGCTAGAAGGCTAAAGTTAGCTTCATGCTGTCATGATTATGTAGGCTTACAGGCCTGGTAGTATTGAACTGATTTAATGTTAGCCATCATTAACTCAGTCCATGCATTATGTTAACTTTAgcttttaagtaaaaaattagCTCAAATGCTATCATTAGCATGTTGTTTTACACTAACAAGCTGAGTaacattaactttatttattcagtgagTTATTTTTATAGATATAGTCCTTTYKCTTACCTTCCATCTGAAACCCAACTCTGCTACAATGGAGAAAAATGACAAGATGTAAAAATATCTRCATCAGTGGACTGTGTTGCTCCCCCTGCAGGCCTGGGCGGAGGTGAGCGGGAACGGCCGGGCTCAGGGAGACGCCTCCGTCTGGAAGAGGAACTTCCGCAGCGCCCTGAGAGCGAAGGGCTTCAAAATGGTGTCCGACAACAAGAACGATGCCGCCAACCCACATAAGGTCTACCGCTGGCCGGAGGAGTCGGCGTCAGGAGGTGAGGGGTCAAGACCCAAATGTTCCTGATGATTATAAAACTWAGAACTGTAACATTctgtttacttttctttacCATCAAAAGCCCGATCTTCCTCTGGATCCCAGGAGCAAGAAGACGCCAATGTTCTGAACGGCTACAATCCGCAGGGGGtacgctgtgtgtgtgtgtgtgtgtgtgtgtgtgtgtgtgtgtgtgtgtgtgtgtgtgtgtgtgtgtgtgtgtgtgtgtgtgtgtgttttccaccCCAACTTTATTTATGGACTTTGAATTTTAACTCGCAAAGACATAAGAGACCACAACAtggaaagaaaagtaaaataatcatgACTATATTAAAATACGGATTTCTTGtaaatcatgttgttttttgtaatagTTAAAGTTATAAGACTACATAAACCgataatgaataaaataaatacacaatcagacataaaactaatttcattaattttattttattcgctcaataataaatatgtacaGTTCATCTAACAACtaaaagaaatcatgaatgAAAAGAAGCCGAAAGAAGCATAAACTCCAttcatataaaaaattaaatcagcttTGAGATCAAATATGTtccaaatatgcaaaaattaCACAACCAAACATCAGYTCATTTAGTTCCACATCGTcataattttctaatttcttctacatgcagaaagagatttatattttatctcACCGTCACAATAATCCCTTTAACTGAAATGtcttttctgaatttgaaaatttcagtttcttttatttctctttctccacatctgttttgaattttgtttgcCAAAATTCTCTTtgtacatacattttaaattattgaatgcAAGACCTTAAATAATTAAGCGAACAtttatatttggattttaaatgttCGATTACCGTCTCAGATTTCTGTTCATATCCTCGTTTTTCGTGATGCATGAATTAATGATTAGTTGCTGCAAAATGACTGAATTTATTGAGattatttctgtgatttttagAGTGGGGTTGTGCCATTCTTTGCTGGACCTATTTATAACCCAGAGGACATTCTGATCGCAGGTAAACAAGGAGCTTTTATTCTGATTCACCCATCACTGTCTGGTTTTGTTATAGCACATTAATCTCCGTCAGCAGAAAGCCCAGGCAGCCAGGATATCCTCCAGGAGTGTCTGAGAGGACTGAACATCAGCCCTGGAGCAGGTAGTCTCCTCatctctgcagcagaaaacaaaccagcGGTACTTtccccctcaaaaaaaaaaaaaaaacactttcccaTTTTCTCCCAACTTTTCCACAGAGGGCACCACAGGCTTTCAGCCTCCTACtgagcaacagcagctgcagaatcAGCTCGTGATTGGTGCGCACCCGTTGCCCGGGCAACAGCAGGATCCAGTGATGTTTGAGGGTGCAGCCCGTGAAACTGGGTTGCCAGAGCAACCGGCACGTCCAGCGGGGGGGGGAGCGGCGGAGGGGGCGGGCTACGGCGACGTGCAGCAGGCAGCGCAGTTCCTAGAAACGGTGAACCAGACCAGAGATGGAGATCATTTCAGTGAGTCACTCACTCTCACAGGAAatattcctgaaaaaaaaacccgacaCGAAGCAAGAAAAAcgaccagaagtttacatacatgcACATCATGGAKGTTTATGGGGAAATTCAGCTTCCTGATTCTGATAACAGAGTTTGTACAGGTGCCAGAAATCCTTAGAAATGGTTTAATTTCAGTTAAAGTGCTTGATTCTGTGCaaactttttaatattcaaactgcacagatttgtaataaagtgcaacctctctctctctctctctctctctctctctctctttctctctttctctctctctctccatatatattaattaattttacatcaGAGTATAAGATACATtagtggaaaaacacaaaacaaatggaacaaaaaaaaggaaagtattGTGTATAACaaggaaagaaacattttagtaaCTGGTTTTATATACTAACATCATAACTGAGATAATCCTAAGaatgtttggttatttatttggGTTTAGACACAAAACAGTCAGAATTCTAATTGACTAattcagttgtttattttttattttttgctgtaattCTTCTCTCTGTTTGTTTCCAGAGACTCATTTCAGGGTGGCTGTGTTCTACAGAGGGGTGAAGGTTTCCGAGCAGGAGGTTCCCAACGAAGCTGGACTGCGCTTAGTCTACAGGTAGCAAGAGGGAAACGATGTTTCGGTTATTCAGTGTTCCAACACGAATCGGGAAGAAATGCAGGAAAATTTCAGCCAAACCTCCACGCTCCTTTACGTTCGCTCAGAAATAATCCTTCATttataaaagtcagaattctgactttttctcggaattctgactttttctcagaattctgactttttcttggaattttgaatttttctcagaattctgacgttttctcagaattctgactttttctcagaattctgactttttcttggaattttgaatttttctcagaattctgacgttttctcagaattctgactttttctcagaattctgactttttctcggaattttgaatttttttcagaattctgacatttaatCTCAAAAGATCAAAGGTCATCAGGCactgcccgtcacctagcaaccgaaGTGGAGCGCCATTGCGTTTGGTCACCTAGTTTTATCACTGTGTTCttttaaaatggctgctggaaaagacgcgtattttgttgttgacttagcatccagaaaccacttgctgattgtgcaggaggctctactaaagcttttcaaagatgtacggtcgTATCATTGGCTCATCGGATTGCAGCTATTTTCActtgtgagtgtaaacgttgactTCAGgccagcagcaacttatttggatttaaagtgacaagacgctttaaaacaactcagaataggcagaactgagcagactgaaatctcatcatctaagaatgattttgcaTCGCCCACAGATCTATGCTAACCTGTTCTCAGAAGCGCTACAGGTCACCTTTGAGGCTCTTCACCCCWCTCTTCTTCTTCCRTCTCCTCGTCACGTCAGGCCAGATCTAAACGATGCGGTTTTGGATCATGAGACGGGCCTCAGCATCGTCTCTCTGCCGCGCCCGGTTGGCATCCTGGATCAAACCCAAGCCTCTCTGACCCAAAGGATCCTGGACAACCTGGGCAGCCTGGACGTGGGCATGTCGCAGCACGTGATCTACGGCCAGCGGCGCGGCGAGGTCAAAGCCTACTGGAGCTTCTCCAAGTTTGACAGCAGCAGGCAGCCGAGCGAGATTTCTAAGCTGAATCCTGAACCTCTTTACCAGGTGAAGGATTTCATCCGAGGTGCGTACGGAAACATCTGCCTTTAAGGGAGCCTGTGTGTGACTAGACCTGCAGCACGTTACCTGTTATTTCCTGTAGGATTAATGGACTTTTTTGATGGGAAGGAATCCCCACCGTCCTCCATGTTCTTCTGTCTCGGGGAAAAGTGGCCTGACCCGGAAAACAGGCCTTGGGAGAGAAAACTCATCATGGTGGAGGTGAAGGAAggctttcattttaaatgactgaatggaaaacagagaaaactgRACRAAAATCCTTCCAGCTGTCATGATTGTGTGAGTTTGACTCGTCTCCTTTCTTCTCTCTCAGGTGGTTCCCACTTCAATGGAGCTTCTGAAGAACGCGGCTGTTGAGTGTGGCGCCTCCTCCCTGCGGTCTGTGGAACTGCAGATGTCACTCGAGGAAATGATGGATCTTTACTGATGAGTTTTATTTCCCYYTTTCAGTGTGAGAACATCtcagtttattatgtttttattcgaCACCAAGCAGATCCTGCAGATATAATCACCACATTGTCGCTGCATTAGYTGGGACTGAACAAAGTAATGCACAAGActtcaaatatgtttgtttttctcctttatctTTGGATTTCGATAcacaaaatgcataatttataaGACTTACTTGAGTTCCTTCAaagatattgtattttttaaataatttcttgcaaTGAAAACATCCACCACAGATTCTAATTCWCTCACAGGTGATTATATTGTCCTGATTATGATCTTATTTACTGCAGAAAATAAGATCTGTTTCCATCTGAGTTTAGTCTTCATTTGttcctgtttcttgttttaattttttaaactacKGAttaactgttttcctttttcttgtaGTCATTTCCTGTCTCacatctgcattttttaaatgccatgttcttctgtttttcccattttgaattGTCATATGATGTTTCAACATGACGGAAACAGGATGTCATGAATGACTAATAAAAAATTCACAGATTGTCTTTTCAACCCAGAAGAACGGATTAGAAAACGTTTCATTACTGTCCATTTGAATTAACTGAAAGTTAACTAAATTAGGCCACTAGGGGGCGRCATATTTCTAATATTAGCTTTSTGTGCTGAATATGCATCAACAGGCAACAGTGGTACATTTRAagattgttcttttatttcaatgtgggattgtgctgctgcagaaaaagtgAATTTGTCTCAATGTGTTTACAAAACATGCTGCAGTTTTATATACATCTGTGCTCCAGGATGTCTTGTTACATTAAATAATTGCTGCAAACTGTTAACTTCATCTCATGTTTGTAATCTTGGCTGATCAAGAAACACTGGATAACGTCAGAAAGGGCCATCTTTTTAATACACAGAGAACAAACTGSAATAACACACTGATGTCATAATCACAACGAAACTGATTTCTTCTCAGGAACTACAACACAAATAAGAAGTGAAATCTGAAGTCAGACCAATGTGAAAGCTGCTCTacatctttgtttctttaaatcctTTTCATCCATCCGTCACTGACAAACAATTTCATCTTTTGTCCTCTTTGTTGTTCCAATCAGAGCATCCCATTCCTGTACCGACCAAACTggagaaatgaaatgtttacaaaaccAGATCAATAAAGTGGATTCATGAGGTTGTCGTGTTTCAGTCGTCTTTGTCTGATTCGGCCTCGTTTTCCGACTCGGACTTTGCTTCCTCCAGACCCGCCATCGGGACCAGCTTCCCCTCTTCATCCACTCCCATCGGCTGGATGATGTTTTCTCTGGGAACAGCAGATCAACACGCGGATAAATCATTTGGAGAAAAtggctttgttttctttcaggagATAAAAAAGCTTTACAGCCCAAAGAGCTTGTGATAAATTACATTTGCCATTTACCAAAAAATACcatataaatgtgtttcttttattgtgaaaaaaagaagcaggatTTTATTTCTAGTTTTAGATTGAAtagaataaatatgttttcttgaGCGATACATTTACcatttaaggaaaataaagagaTAATTTGCAACCCAGCGACAGAAACGTGACTGAGGATGTAGCAGTTCCGTCGTTCTGACGCTAAAGTTGTTTCTCCTACTTGGACAGCTTGTTGAAGAGCATGATGAGCCTCTTggcctcctcctctttctcctcctccgtcATGCCCTCCATCGGGTTCGACTGCTCCGCCTCCACCCGCCCTGTCACCGGGTTGATGCGGTCCTTCATCTGCCGGTACTCCTCGGTGTCCGAGTCCGAGTCGCTGGAGTACTGGGCGTCGGAGACGGCTCTCTGGCCGCCCAGCAGSCCCCTGGTGGCCAGCAGCCCTGCCGCGTTGCCGTAGCCGGTGTACTTCACAAAACGCCGCACTGGAAACcaaagaggagctgcagactccctaaaaactgtatttattttttcggATCCAAACGAAGGTTTTACCGTTCTCCTTGCAGAGGACAAACAGGAGGTCGGCGGCGCAGTGTTTGAGGTCGGTGTCCAGGTGAGTCATAAGACGAACCAGGCGACTCTTCACAGTGTCTCCTTCCTCCGGTCTGTGCGACACGTCCCTCAGAGGAGGAAGGATCTGACgacaggaaaacacagaaaggtTCAAATACAGACACGGGACCAATGGATCTCAACTtcagagtggaaacaaaagGCTTTACAAAGCAAAGTATTGGCAAAGACAGATGGGAGAGGAAGTCAGGACCATGAAACTcgtttttccagtttttcctcAATCAAAGatggtgaaagaaaaacacacaaaaccatCATATCTATCATTATAAAGCAAACAGTACAAAggagtaagtttttttttttctttacaaaagtCCTAACTTgcacttttacatgttttcttcatccatccatccattttctaacacccttgtccctcagtggggtcagtggggttgctgctgcctatctccagctaatgtaccgggcgagaggcggggtcacctggacaggtcgccagtctgtcacaggacaacacagagacacacaaccatgcacacacacactcacacctaggggcaatttggagaggccaattaacctRacagtcatgtttttggaatgtgggaggaaaccggagtacctggagaaaacccaccatgcacagggagaacatggagactccatgcagggagaccggggccaggaatcgaacccagaaccttcttgctgcaaggcaacagctctaccaactgcgccactgtgcagccctcgtGTTTTCCTCATAATccattataattatttttagttgttttatttatttatattggctatttaaaatattttccagttccaTTATTAACTGTTCTTTAGAAACTAAAGTTTTTCTGATCTTTTGGAGGGTCTACTTGCATTAAtatgccattattattattattattattattattattattattattattattattattattattatgtctcaaaatgacaatattattgtttatctcaatttctgcactgcaaaaactcaaaatcttaccaaataattttagtttagtttctggtgcaaatatcttagtacatctgaattaagacaaaactaacttaaaagtaattttttagtCAGAtgtagaggcttgttttaagtaaataattccttaatattaatgcaaAAGTTCTGGTTTCAgtagcagattatttaactaataacaagacattttttcccatgttaagTAAATTTCTCTGCCAATagaacaagtaatttttcattattattaaggaattatttactcaaaacaaacatatattGCTAGGAAGTAACTTCTAAGTAAGTTTCTCTTATTCCAaatgtgctaagatatttgcactaaaaactaaaccaaaattacttggtaagattttgtgcttttgcagcgTGGGGCAATTAATCACTGCGTATACAATTAGCATGTTAGTGTGAGACGATTTTCACGTGAAGTTACATGTTTCCTGATGTACAGGCGTGTTTCTCTGTGCGCCCTGCAGCTCTCTGTCAGCAGGTTCAGGATCGGCGTCAGTTTCTCTTTGACTCGATCTCCCTGAGAAGAACAGAGACGATCGACTGCATGTTCACATGAAAGAAGACAAACTTTCAAACGCGAACGCTTCCTCCCTCACCGCCTCCAGGCGCCTCTCCATGAAGGTCAGCAGCGTGTGGACGCAGTCCATGTTGACCCCCAGGCTCTGCTTGGATTCGGGCTCCAGCGGCACCGAGAGCAGCACGTTGAGGCACTGCAGAGGAAGCGCCGTCAGCAGGTTCACCGTGTGACTGCGTTGACAGAGTGAAGCACAAGGCTTAGTAAACCAGgagtttctttctgttgatcCGTTTCTGAATAAACTGACAGAAAAGTGAGATTCAGCTCTCAAAGTCGGCCTTTAAAAACCTTCACGACATTTGAACTTTGGCTGATTTTGTCAAGttatagtaaaacaaaaacaatgcaaagtgAAGCAATATATaaagtggaggaaaaatgaTGACATGGCTTTCCATGTCtctaattcagtgtttttcaaccactgttccgcggcacactagtgtgccgtgagtgatcgtcaggtgtgccgtggaaattattcaatttcacctaagGTACCGTANNNNNNNNNNNNNNNNNNNNNNNNNNNNNNNNNNNNNNNNNNNNNNNNNNNNNNNNNNNNNNNNNNNNNNNNNNNNNNNNNNNNNNNNNNNNNNNNNNNNNNNNNNNNNNNNNNNNNNNNNNNNNNNNNNNNNNNNNNNNNNNNNNNNNNNNNNNNNNNNNNNNNNNNNNNNNNNNNNNNNNNNNNNNNNNNNNNNNNNNNNNNNNNNNNNNNNNNNNNNNNNNNNNNNNNNNNNNNNNNNNNNNNNNNNNNNNNNNNNNNNNNNNNNNNNNNNNNNNNNNNNNNNNNNNNNNNNNNNNNNNNNNNNNNNNNNNNNNNNNNNNNNNNNNNNNNNNNNNNNNNNNNNNNNNNNNNNNNNNNNNNNNNNNNNNNNNNNNNNNNNNNNNNNNNNNNNNNNNNNNNNNNNNNNNNNNNNNNNNNNNNNNNNNNNNNNNNNNNNNNNNNNNNNNNNNNNNNNNNNNNNNNNNNNNNNNNNNNNNNNNNNNNNNNNNNNNNNNNNNNNNNNNNNNNNNNNNNNNNNNNNNNNNNNNNNNNNNNNNNNNNNNNNNNNNNNNNNNNNNNNNNNNNNNNNNNNNNNNNNNNNNNNNNNNNNNNNNNNNNNNNNNNNNNNNNNNNNNNNNNNNNNNNNNNNNNNNNNNNNNNNNNNNNNNNNNNNNNNNNNNNNNNNNNNNNNNNNNNtacaggtagcggtgagagcattgaatcacagtgatggaaaagacagtgaagctcagcagtagttgggttGAAAAGgacatgggtccatttcccacaacatatctgtgtgaaattgagcttctctagtctggctactataaaaactaaaaccagagagagacagagatgttgaggaagagctttgtctttcttcaatttctgccaggaaatcagctgttttcatccaaacatgcacaggtttcacactaggtgggtaaaatatacagattttgACATtctgtacatgcaactcttcatattgtaacagtgaatatgaagtgaaatgtttcccaaatattattgcttctttcagaataagaattattttctgtattccggctaaaagaatgcttgtggattagtttgtaaaacagtttgaagttttctacaacttctttaaatttaacaccagtgttgtggcactgttcaggggtatttttgaagtggacatgttaagtgcaatttgaagtaagaaatgtaaaatgtgatacaaatgcatttttgtgtttatttgattcctattcaagagactttgataagaatgactatatatgtaatataggcatctacagagtatctttgtttacatttttggttagtggtgtgcctcgagattttttcaattaaaataacgtaccttggctcaaaaaaggttgaaaaacactgctctaattAACTGAGCTTAATAACTTTGgtaaaaagtaataaagaaccaactaaaaatatattaacaaatgcaggtttgaacagtttgtcaattttttttttgatggaataaaaaaacattatggcACAAAATATCTACAAAACAATGACTAAGACAACTAGCAAAACTTGTAGGTCATTTTCTTGTCATAAGGTGGAAACTAGGAAAGTTTTGTGTgtccaaataattttaatttccatttcaaGCACACATATATGTGTGTTTGAAATggataatatttatatatatctatatatatatatatagatatagatatagtTACGAATATATAAACTTTAGAGGAACCAAATGATTTTTATATCATTTTCCAACACACTGTTTCTTACCACGTcattgcaaagttttttttttcatttttctttgttttcaaaccattaaaaccaaaaataaaaatatagttcttatatatttttataagatattatttttatatttatctatattatttttatatattatatataaattagaaaattgtatatattatatataaatttatatattaaaattgtatatattatatataaattaaattagatattatatattatttttatatttatatcttatatatatattcttataTATAGTtctataacattttttatttataaaaaattatgcaaaacttTGCATATTATGTAATGTGGGATAAATTTGGAACATGTTGTATTCTTTCAACTATATGTATTTagttaaaaaagagaaattaatgcaaatatattcttttttgtAACAATAAACGTGCTATGCTATCCCTGAGAATTACTAACTGTTTAGAAAGCATTTATCAGATCATTTTAGATACTAAATTTCTCTCATCCAACTTGTTCATATCTGTGCTGTACATAAAAACGTCCGTCCTATTTTATTCAtgtgatcatttatttattttgggagCAGCTGGGAACGTTTCTCCTCACCCCTGCAGCTCGTCCGTGTCCTCAGGCAGCAAACACTTCCTCATCAAGCAGAGGCGCAGAATGGCCACTAGGTGTCGGTAAAGAGCCGCGTCGTCCTGCACGCACAACCGAACAactcatttctctctctctagaAACAAACTTTTACGTGTAAGATGCAACTGAAAGGTAAAAAGTTGCAAtatcttgattaaaaaaataattaaaattaaacagaacaaaaatctgACCACAGATATATATAATCATGATATTTCTGCAGAGCTTGTAGCTTTAAAATACTcccaaaaaaaaccttaaatacACACTTCCCCCTTCCTTTTAACCCGCACAGCGTCTGACCTCGCTTGGCTCCTGCTTGTGGGTGCTGTAGGTGATGTTGAAGAGGATTTTGAGGATCTCCACGATGCGCTGCGAGGCTTCCAGAGAGATGGGTGGTGCTGCGGGCTCCAGCACACACTCATACTGCTCCTTCCACTGCACCTCCAGGCAGCTCTCCAGGGCTGCCGTGAGGATGGGAACGCCTCCCTCCTGGAGKAGGAAAACAGGGAGAGAGTGAGGAGGTTAKCTGCACCTGAACGTCTCACAGAGTAAACGTGTTCATTTACCATTCAGAGGTACATTCACAGTTTTCTCTGCATTTATGTAATATAGATAAAAGTGGAAATTGTTTGCCCCTGTCATCTTTAAGTTCTTGTTCAGTAATAACCCTTTAAATttcccatttttgttttctctttaaactgtttgtcacaatttttaatagacaaaaatgttaaataactaTCAGGTACTGAAAGTTGACGTtctggaaaaaagaacaaaaatacagactcaatgcaacatttttgagaatttaacagccataaaaaaaaacaggttaaagTAACTAactttatttgatcaaatttaaataaatggtgCAATGTTGGCTTTCTTTGGTAGTCTTCTTGCCAACCTGACATCACCTCATGGATCCTCAACAGGAGGAAAAGCCTAAGCTTTCcttttaacttatttaaataGTTGGTGCAGTGTTGGCTTTGTTAGGAAGTCTTCCTGTTAAACAGAATTtattcctctccactgtcaccatTTGAATCCTCAATATGAGGCATTGCTTAACCAATTTGCATAATTTGGGCAGTTTTTGAAAAGACTACATAAAAGTAGGGGGCCTCATTCATTTTCACAGCAACAAGAACACATCTTGGTTTCGCTGCAA
Encoded proteins:
- the irf3 gene encoding interferon regulatory factor 3 isoform X2 translates to MAHSKPLLIPWLKSSIDSQRYPGVHWTNPEQTEFCIPWKHALRQDSSNEDVLIFKAWAEVSGNGRAQGDASVWKRNFRSALRAKGFKMVSDNKNDAANPHKVYRWPEESASGARSSSGSQEQEDANVLNGYNPQGSGVVPFFAGPIYNPEDILIAESPGSQDILQECLRGLNISPGAEGTTGFQPPTEQQQLQNQLVIGAHPLPGQQQDPVMFEGAARETGLPEQPARPAGGGAAEGAGYGDVQQAAQFLETVNQTRDGDHFKTHFRVAVFYRGVKVSEQEVPNEAGLRLVYRPDLNDAVLDHETGLSIVSLPRPVGILDQTQASLTQRILDNLGSLDVGMSQHVIYGQRRGEVKAYWSFSKFDSSRQPSEISKLNPEPLYQVKDFIRGLMDFFDGKESPPSSMFFCLGEKWPDPENRPWERKLIMVEVVPTSMELLKNAAVECGASSLRSVELQMSLEEMMDLY
- the LOC103481248 gene encoding synembryn-A; its protein translation is MDVDMEGIIQCIKQGDENGVQMQLQQFNKEYAQCFFFDADERERKRQRKLEEFRKNKVRDFADSDSDIDDFEQEDRGLILRQNLSVVIVRFMRSGVKRSLLRVSLHSLRILTRDKKILGHLVTDGTLLTLAKLAGLTTNDASEEGNDPDSDFYDNIIASLAEAKLLQGCAEEDGGEGEGEALDPTEAFPAVDEDSRSVTSGGDLDSNSWFGSHRTSINEMHRGSIHQKVLERGRRDRRESKMEAEGEVEEEEHGEEALRKEAMKVLCNMVYNSTWAQERFSALRLLSGLIECLSSSVSWSSPSSVQFYELRLMFLITALRPELSTQLKQEGGVPILTAALESCLEVQWKEQYECVLEPAAPPISLEASQRIVEILKILFNITYSTHKQEPSEDDAALYRHLVAILRLCLMRKCLLPEDTDELQGHTVNLLTALPLQCLNVLLSVPLEPESKQSLGVNMDCVHTLLTFMERRLEAGDRVKEKLTPILNLLTESCRAHRETRLYIRKHILPPLRDVSHRPEEGDTVKSRLVRLMTHLDTDLKHCAADLLFVLCKENVRRFVKYTGYGNAAGLLATRGLLGGQRAVSDAQYSSDSDSDTEEYRQMKDRINPVTGRVEAEQSNPMEGMTEEEKEEEAKRLIMLFNKLSKENIIQPMGVDEEGKLVPMAGLEEAKSESENEAESDKDD
- the irf3 gene encoding interferon regulatory factor 3 isoform X1; translation: MAHSKPLLIPWLKSSIDSQRYPGVHWTNPEQTEFCIPWKHALRQDSSNEDVLIFKAWAEVSGNGRAQGDASVWKRNFRSALRAKGFKMVSDNKNDAANPHKVYRWPEESASGARSSSGSQEQEDANVLNGYNPQGSGVVPFFAGPIYNPEDILIAAESPGSQDILQECLRGLNISPGAEGTTGFQPPTEQQQLQNQLVIGAHPLPGQQQDPVMFEGAARETGLPEQPARPAGGGAAEGAGYGDVQQAAQFLETVNQTRDGDHFKTHFRVAVFYRGVKVSEQEVPNEAGLRLVYRPDLNDAVLDHETGLSIVSLPRPVGILDQTQASLTQRILDNLGSLDVGMSQHVIYGQRRGEVKAYWSFSKFDSSRQPSEISKLNPEPLYQVKDFIRGLMDFFDGKESPPSSMFFCLGEKWPDPENRPWERKLIMVEVVPTSMELLKNAAVECGASSLRSVELQMSLEEMMDLY